In Verrucomicrobiia bacterium, a single genomic region encodes these proteins:
- a CDS encoding GNAT family N-acetyltransferase, which produces MNSPFTYRRVDTLPDLTGLIELYKEVFELSNFILPPSAHIQSLLENPEIVFLAAYHEGRIVGGLTAYVLPSVYAEKHEMYLYDLAILTSHQRKGIGRQLLEELKNHARGLNVSEIYVQADIVDDGALAFYRATGGIEEDVRHFGYKV; this is translated from the coding sequence ATGAACTCTCCTTTTACCTACAGGCGCGTTGACACCCTCCCGGACCTTACCGGCCTCATTGAGCTCTACAAAGAGGTTTTTGAATTGTCTAATTTTATCCTGCCACCCTCGGCCCATATACAATCCCTTCTGGAAAACCCTGAGATTGTCTTCTTGGCTGCATACCACGAGGGTCGTATAGTAGGCGGACTGACTGCTTATGTGTTGCCGTCCGTATACGCGGAGAAGCATGAGATGTACCTGTACGATTTGGCTATCCTCACGAGTCATCAGCGGAAAGGAATTGGCCGGCAACTCCTGGAGGAGTTAAAAAACCACGCCCGCGGCCTCAATGTTTCAGAGATATACGTGCAAGCTGACATTGTGGACGATGGGGCACTGGCGTTTTACCGTGCCACAGGCGGGATAGAGGAAGATGTCCGGCACTTTGGTTACAAGGTGTAA
- a CDS encoding DUF1801 domain-containing protein, which translates to MGTIKTVVSDASVERFIQTVEDEKKRADGTTLLEVFARITGESPKIWGTSIIGYGQYHYKSEKSRQEGDWFLTGFSPRKDKLTLYIMSGFENYTDLLGKLGKHKTSQGGCLYINKLADIDMDVLETLIATSFEDMKKLHPAT; encoded by the coding sequence ATGGGCACTATTAAAACCGTTGTGAGCGATGCAAGTGTAGAACGCTTTATCCAAACAGTGGAAGACGAGAAGAAGCGGGCCGACGGCACTACCCTCTTGGAAGTGTTTGCCCGCATAACCGGCGAAAGCCCCAAGATTTGGGGCACCAGCATTATTGGCTACGGCCAGTACCACTACAAATCTGAGAAAAGCCGCCAGGAAGGCGACTGGTTTTTAACCGGTTTCTCCCCCAGGAAAGACAAGCTTACGCTCTACATCATGTCCGGGTTTGAGAACTATACGGACTTGCTGGGCAAGTTGGGCAAGCACAAGACAAGCCAGGGCGGGTGCCTCTACATTAACAAGCTTGCCGATATCGATATGGATGTTTTGGAGACGCTTATCGCCACATCTTTTGAGGATATGAAGAAGCTCCATCCTGCTACCTAA